TCAGAGGTACCAGTCTGAAACATTCACCCCCCAGCCCCAGAAGCAGACAGTTCTGCCCTTTGCAGTGGCTACCTCAAACCTTCCCATAGTGACCcaggaggaaacagaaagcaaagcagacaggAAGCGCCTGGGGCTCTTGCTTCTGTCCCTTGGTGTAATCCCAGGATGGTCTAAGAAAACCCAGCGAAGCCATATGCCCAAAGTGCTACACAAATCAAGATGGGATCCTGGGCGACCAATGGTTAGTGATCtgcaagaataaagaaaagatgaaatacagaaaaagtaGCATGGCAGACGGAACCTAAGTCCATCTGGAGGGAATGGTTCCCAGCAGGGAGGTGGGCAAGTGACAGGTGTTtgctgtggagacaggaagacttTGGGTCTGGGCCTGCAGGTTCCCCCAGCTTGGGCCAAAGTGTGCACAGAGGCAGGGAAGAGCCTTGGGGCAGGGGCTTTGGAGAGTTTGGCCTGTTCAGTAGAACatttcaaaaaaaaccaaaatggctCTCTTGATGCTTATGTACTGGACAACTGCTGTGGACTAGCCGATGTGCAGGAGGAGGGCTTCAGGCATGACTGGCCCTCGGTGGCCCCATCAAGAGCGTGTGTTTAGCTTTAGTTGGACACTAGAGTCTGACTGTCATCAGAGGCTGGCTCCATGGTGTGTTCTCAAGGAAGGGATTTCTCTCTGACCATAGTCTGACACAGTGCAGGGAATGATGGCTCTTGGTCCTTGCAAAATGGACTGGCATCAGTGACAGCAGCACAGAGGTTTGGGGTTTAGGCTTTGGAGTCTGGCCTAATGCCCAGTCTGCTGAGCGAGATACCCTGGGGCATAGTTTCTGTGCTTTGTTCTGTGTTGAGCCTGGAGCTGCCAATCTCTCTCCATTCTGTAGTACTTCCCTGAGCTATACACCATAACAGGTGGTCCAAGGCTTTGGCAGGAAGGAACAGGAACACACATTTTGGCTACTAGTTAACCACCACGTTCTCAGGTGCCAAGCTAACACCAGAGTTTTCATCCATAGTTCACCACAAGAAAAGTGGATGGCAACTGATTCAGATATAGACTAAACCTTAACACCCCCTATTGAGCTGTATGATTGAAATGAGTCTTCCTTCTAAGCCTGTCACTTCATCAAATGGTGGTGTGACAAGGTGATTTTAATATTCTTACAATTCTGCAGGGAGCCccatgtggtggtgtgtgcctttgatcccagcaatgaggaggcagaggcaggtgaattgctCTTAAGCTTGAGGCTAGCTTGTCCTATTTAGTGaccccctgtctcaaaaacaacaaaaatgtacatGGAAAGAAGGGACAAGTTCTGATGACCTTGACAGATATTTTAAAGCTTCCTTGTATTCATATACTCAAAACCATGATGTCATTTGTCCATGGTGGCCAGTCTTTTGGGTTCAAGCCGTCTTTGTAGTCGCAGACCCCTTACCCCCCCCCACTCTTGACAGACACTTCTAAAATACCAGGCACTATTACCTCCAACCACGGAAATACCTTTTCTGACCCGGGACTGTTTCTGCCCTTTTGGCCAAAACCTCTAGCTAGTGCCTGTTTCCTCAGAACATTCCTACTCCTGAGGGCTCAAGGAAAGGGGAACAACAGATTTAATTAACTCCCAGTGACTGGCAGCATCGTGTTTTTATCTGGGCTGCATCACCATGGCAGCCTCATGGTGGGGTTGTCGAGGGGGCGGGCAGAACTATTGTTCCTACCCTTGTCTGCTCTGGAACGCAAGCCCAGGAGGATAGGACTGGCATGGGCACCAAGTGACGCATGGCTGAAGGCAGCCAGAGAGTCAGACAGGAGCCATCTGGGAAGATGGGGTGGCCAAGGCCTGGCGCCCTTTCAGCCGGGGTCTTAAGCTGATTGCAGGCACCAAAGCTGAGTGCGTGATGGTGTGCCAAGGGCAGGTAGTTCCTTGGAGCTTCCCACAAGCTCAGGCCAGGGCTTTGCTGCTAGGCCTAGGTTCGAATTAGTGCTGCCATCTGTGCAGTTATCTGCTCTTCCAATTCTCAGCTGTGCGTTAGGAATACTTCATTCCTGGTAGAAGGCATTCAAAAAGGGCCGCGAGGAAGGATGGTAACCCCTCTGTCGCTTGCTGCCCTTGACTAAGCAGTGAGGACTCCCAAATTCTCTCCCGATGCAGAGACGTCCTCAGCCCCCTGCGTTGATAGGAGGTGGGTGGGAAAGACAAATCTCATCTAATTTTCCACCCTCTGCAAATAGGGAAAGGAATTAGTGGAAGCGAGGGGGAGGGCTGGAAGTAAGAGAGGTGCAGCCAAGTGGGGTTTGCGCATGAGTAGGTGGTGAGGGAAGTCAAGTTGGGGCTGGAATCCGGCTGGCAGAGGCGcctagaaggaaggaaagagcgCCTGGCCCACGCCCAACACATCGCCACATCGCGTCGGGAGCAGACAAAGGCAGGGCCGGTGGCATGCAGTGGCAGCCACCCGCCAGTCTCTTACAGGCGTGGCTAATATTTGGAAGCAGTGCAGGGCAGAAGCTGGGCGCCAAGCGGGCTGCTTGTGGATCTCCAATTAGTGGACTTTGCTTTTCCCCACCCAAAGTCACCGCGCCTAGACTACTCAAGTGCCCCAGTGGTCACGGCCTCGGAAAGCCACCTCCAGCTGGGCTCCGCGCGCCCTCTGCTGGCCCATCTTGGGTCGCGTCGGCACGCGGTGGCCAGGTCTCGATTCGGGGAAGCCCTATCAGGGAAACCTCGGGGCGTGACATCATCCCTCGGTGACGTCACCCGGCCCCCAGGGAGTGCGGGGGTTCCCACCGAGGAGGCATCCCCGGCCCTGCGCGGGACGCGGGTGCAGTCCGGGAGTCACCCAGGATCCCGGCGAGCCTCGCTGAGCCCCGTGTCTGCCCCGCAGGTCGCTCGCGGCCCCGGGTGAAGCAGGCCCGCGCCGGCCGGCGCCATGGAAAGGAGCGGGAACCAAAGTTGCCCCCGGCCGGCATGCGCGCCCATTGAGCCCCGCCGCAGGCAGCCCCCTGCCGCAGGCCCCCAAGTGACGCTGGCGGCACCTGGGAGCGTGGCGCGGCCCCGGGGCCACGCCGAGGATCCCAGCGTCCAGTGAAGCTGCCGAGGACCCGCCGCCTGCGCCGCAGCCATGGTGATGTCCCAGGGCACCTACACGTTCCTCACGTGCTTCGCCGGCTTCTGGCTCATCTGGGGTCTCATCGTCCTGCTCTGCTGCTTCTGCAGCTTCCTGCGCCGCCGCCTCAAACGGCGCCAGGAGGAGCGACTGAGGGAGCAGAACCTGcgagccctggagctggagcccctggagctggagggcAGCCTGGCTGGAAGCCCTCCGGGGCTggcgccgccgccgccgccgcacCGCAGCCGTCTGGAGGCGCCCGTGCACGCGCACGCTCACTCGCACGTGCACGTGCACCCGCTGCTGCACCACGGGCCCGCGCAgccgcacgcgcacgcgcacccGCACCATCACGCACTGCCGCACCCTCCGCCACCGCACCTCTCCGTGCCGCCTCGGCCCTGGAGCTACCCGCGCCAAGGTAAGGAAGGCTGCGCTCCGGCCGGCGAGCAGGCGGGCGGGCGCGCCCCGCCGCTGCACCGGGAGAAGCGGGCTGGGGGAGGCGGCGGGGCCGGGCTGCTGCGGGAGGCTGGGGCCGGCGGCTGCGCCTTCACAGCCCGCTCCTCCCCGTTCCTGTTCCGCAGCGGAGTCGGACATGTCTAAGCCGCCGTGCTACGAGGAGGCGGTGCTGATGGCCGAGCCGCCGCCGCCCTACAGCGAGGTGCTCACGGACACTCGCGGCCTCTACCGCAAGATCGTCACGCCCTTTCTGAGCCGCCGCGACAGCGCGGAGAAGCAGGAGCAGCCGCCTCCGAGTTACAAGCCTCTGTTCCTGGACCGGGGCTACACTTCGGCGCTGCACCTCCCCAGCGCCCCGCGGCCCGCCGCGCCCTGCCCCGCCCTCTGCCTGCAGGCTGACCGCAGCCGCCGGGTCTTCCCCAGCTGGACCGACTCAGAGCTCAGCAGCCGCGAGCCCCTGGAGCATGGAGCTTGGCGcctgcctgtctccatccccttGTTCGGGAGGACTACAGCCGTATAGAGGGGCGCCCGGCGTCCCGGGCCCCACGGGCGAACTCCTAGCCTGACTGCGGGGCTTTTTAAATGCTTCCCTTGGActgcagggaggggtggggggagggtgggatTTCTTACCCCGTTTGTTACATTTTGAGGAtaataaaggtgtgtgatctgCTTTGGTACAAGCGGAGGGGAACACCAGCTGCTTTAAGCCCAAGGCGCAGGCAGGGAAGGAGCCCGAGTGCTGGCCTGGCTGGGGGTGTGCGTGTGTAAAGAAACGAGAAGGTTGCTTTTCAGGGGAGGGATGTTCATTCTCCATCTAGCCTGTTTTTGATATCACAGGGTAACAGGTGCGCCCCTGTAGCTGCGAAGGTGACAGGAGTTGGGAAGCGGGTCGTGAGGACCGGCGCCCACGCCAGATCAACCCCTGGAGGCCCAGAGCAGCAGGCCCGAAGGGATCTGGATTTCTTTATTAACAGACATGAGCACGACCCATTACATAAGtttgtgcttaaaaaaaaaaaaaaaaggtggaaaagTTAATGTGAAAAAGAACCCAAGCAGAGAGGAGGGAATTGGGGAGGGGCCACCCAAACCCCGGGTCCCATCTATAAGCCAACCCTGACTTGAGTCACACCTAGGGCCTCCAGCCTGGGACCTGCccggcaggagagagagagagcgagagggcTGGAAGCCAAGGGGCCCCAGGGGGGCCTGATAATTCCTTTCGACCGAAGAGAAGGGCGGGGTCCCAGGGAGCCAGAGCCCACGAGCCATTTATTGCCATGTTTTAAAATTCGTGCAAAATATCTGAAGCCCTGGATAGAGAATACAAAGTGATATTTTTCCAAGAAACATAAAACTAGGAAAAGTGATGGGGGAACATTTTCCCACCGGAACCCCCAACTCCCACCAGGTCCCAAGCAGGGTGTGGCCTCCACCCTGGTCGGCCGAGCGGAGAGACTAAGCTACAATCTGGTCTGGGCAGCAAGGGGGTGGAATCTGCAACATCATCTCAACTACCAACGGGAGGAAACCAGTCAACTGTACAAGTctatcaactttaaaaaaaagagaaaagctgtAAAAGTCAGGCCCTGTGGGTAGGGAAGCAGACAGATCCCCGGCCAGGGCCGGAGTCCAGAGTGGGTGCCAGGCGGGGCCGCCGCTAATGCAGGCGCTGCAAGCCGTCTGGCCAGAGGCTACCGCAGGTGGGCAGCCTTGGCGAAGGCAGCCGGGGGACAGTTGCCACTATTAATCACCACCCTCGAAGCCCTCTTCCTCTTCCGGTACTGGGTCTGCGTCCCAGCAGGTGATGTCGATCTCTAGGATATATTGGGAGAGGAGACCGCTGGGCAGATCTATCAGTTGTGTGCCCCCCAACCTCTAAGAGCTGTGCCAACTGTGTTTAGTAACACGGCTAGCCCTCAAATCCCATTCTGTCACCAGACTTCCCATCATTCATCCAGAGAAGTACTACCTGGAGGCTTGTTGTAGAATACAGGAGGTGGAGCCTTTGCACACGGCTCTTCTGATTGGGCGAACTCTTCCTCCTGTGATTGACTGAAGTATCCTTCACTGGCCTGttgggtgagagagagagcaaggagagagaggagaggaggagagagagagacagacagagagacagagagagagagagagagcataggtcaCTAGGCCCACCTGCCAGGACTACAGCTGATCTATCAGGCATGAGCCTGTTTCCCTGGCAACCAAGGATTCCAAGAGTGGTTGCTGGGGAAACACAGATGCCTGCcagggaacaaatgcagagatggAAAGGGGAGTGGACAGAGCTGCTTCTCAATGTGCATCTATAAGCCATCAGCCCTCCCTGTTAGTCCTGACTACCGTCCCTCCCACCAGGTTGTCCGTCCCACCTGGGTCCCCTCCTTTTGAGTGGTCTCTCCATTGGTCAGCAGGTGAGGCTCTGgctccagctcctgctccaggaCCTGGTCTACCTCCTCTAGAGCTGAGGGCATAGTTAGGACCTGGGAGGCACCCAGCGcccccccttctccttcctcctcaggGTCACAGAAGGTGGCTGGAGGTTCTGGCAGCTCATCAAAATTAAGAAGGTTGGCACAGCCCTCACCCACTGGTGGCTGCGGCTCCTGAGCTGCTTCATCCAGCAGAGGTACCTCTGCCAGGGAGGCCTCAGCACCTGAGGGTGGTGTGGGCACCCTGGGCTCAGCCTGAGGTGCTGAAGCCTCTTTCCCATTGCCAGGCCATAGATCAATGAGGCTGGCAGCGGCAGGGGTGACATTGTTGGCAACAGTGGTGTCAGTAGTGGCAGTGGAGGTCTCAATGGTGTCAGCCACGTGGGCATCAGCTACTGAGGCGGCAGAGGCAGCAGGCTCGGCAGGGGCACCCAGGACAGCCTGCTCTGGGGATTCTGTGCACACGAAGTCCTCCATGGGGCTGCTTGGCACCAGGGGAGGTTCCTGTGCCTGAGGGGGCTCCTCTGAGCAGCCAGCCCAGGCCCCAGGGCTTGCTGCTGCCTTGGCCTCCTTGCTGGTCTCTTCACCATCCAGCCTGGTGGTTGACTCCGGGGCCTCTGTCGCAGGACACATGAAGGACACAATGCAGTCGGTGCCCTTGGGGAAGGATAGATGCCCTGCCCACCCACTGAGGAGTCAGGGAGTTAGGGACTTATGGGGAAGATCTCCCACAGAAGCTTCTTTCCGGCACCAATCCTTTTTAAACCACTGGGTAGCCCAGGGAGGAAGGGCCACATGACCACGTCAGTGATGAGCCAATGAGGTTTAGAGAAGGCAGGGCTGACAGCAACCCCAGAGCTCTTCTCTGCTACAGCCACTTCCTTAGCAGTGTTGTGTTGGTGAGGAGTGGTCCAGTTCCCTTTGTTACTGTGGCAACAGAGACTGATGGAAGGCTAAGACACAGGTGGAACCCTTCTCTCACCTTGAGCTGGAGGgggtggtggaggtgggggtggaggctgCGAGGATGTAACCTCATCCAGGGCCCTCTCAATCTGTTCAGTGACAGGAGTGGAGGCTGTGCTGGAGTCAGAGGGACTCCGGGTGGGAATGGTAGTAGGTGCCATCCTCCGGTGGCTGTCCAGGTGGCTGCCTGTGGAACAAAGGCCCAGGCTAGTCAGTGAGGGTTGGGGAGCCAGGCAGAATCAGGACTATCCACCGTGTCTTGAGTATGGGTGGGGGCGATGAGCTCCCCAGGCCCCTCAGGGGCCAGAATTCTGCTCCAGACCCTGTAAATCAGGCCCCTGGGGGCCAGTGCCCTGCAGGGCCAGGGACAAGTGGCAGGTAGTACCTGCTCTGGGGACAAACACCAGCAGTCAGCAGTCAGGCTGGGGGAGAAAGGGCGAGGGGGCTGCTGGGAAGCGGGGCCCTCCTTACCCCACCCTGCCGAGGCCTGGGGCTGCTACCTacatgggagggaggaagagaggttTGGGGTGCGGTGACAGGTGATATAGGGGAAGGGAGTCcgtggaggggaagaggaggaggaggaggaggaggaaggcccACTGTCCGATGCCTTTATGAAAGGGCAGTGCGGACGACCTGccgagacagacagacagacagagaaagagacagaggacaagagagggtcagtctcccccacccctgccccaaggCCTCACCCCCTCCCAGGGCCAGCCCTACATGTCCAAGCCACCTTCAGCCAGGTTCTACATTCAGCCAAGCTGGGACACAGCCTCAAGCCGTCGGATGCCTCCCACCAGccggcaccagacacacacacgggCGCACACAGGCCGGCTCTGAGTAGCAGCATGATGAGTATGGCACGGGCGCACACAGGCCGGCTCTGAGTAGCAGCATGATGAGTATGGCACGGGCGCACACAGGCCGGCTCTGAGTAGCAGCATGATGAGTATGGCCCGCCATGCTCCCGGGAACCCAGCACACGACCAAGCACACGGTGGATGCCATTGCTCAGACCAGCAGACAAGAAAGAGAAGGGCGCTTCAAGGGGAGGCAGAAGGTACACAAGGAGAAGCCAAACAGGGGATCCGAGAAGACAGCTGCTCCAAGATGCTCAAACTAAAGgccagggcaagatcccaccctaCATGCATCCACAGCCTTCAGGCCAGACCTAGCCCAACCCCGCACGGAAGCTCCCAACAGCAGCCGTGTGTCTGCCCCTACACCAAAGCTGCCCAACTGGGCTTGAGTACTAGCCACTATTCAGCCAATGCCCAACACTGACATTGCCCCACAACCCAGCCCCTGTGGGTGCTACCACCTGGAAAGCCGTGGGCGGAAGCACACCGAAAGGGTCTTGCCTTCTCCAAGGAGTCCTTGGGCAAGGCTTGTTTTCCAAGAAGTCATCCCACAGGGATTTAGGGCCACAGACTGAGGAATACAGATCGGGCAAGGATAGGGCCAAGAACTACCTGGTCGGTGGTTGAAAGGTGAGGGCACGTCACAACTGCCAGCAGAAGCCGATGCAACTCGTTCCTGCTGTCGGAAGAACTCCCGCGGGTTGTCAGGCCGCTGGGCAATAATGgctgctgcctcctgagggcACAAAGAAAGAGTTAGAGAGCTGGGCATGGCTGAGCCAGCCCGTACCCATCTCACTTGCTATCCCCAGCTCTCACCTCCACCTCGGATTCTGACTTCTTCATCTGGGACTCTTCCTCTTCATCTCGCTGGTCACCCTGGAAACCAAAGGGACAATATCTTGAGCATCTCTTCTACAACCCAGCAGGATCTACAACCTATGcagccttctcttttccttcagccACCTCATTCCCAGATTGGCCAGGCCTTGGGAACCTGCCTCACTCATTCCACATCTAGCCAGACACCCAGGGCCACTTGCTAACTTAAGCCACAGCAAGCACTGGCTGAATATGGCCTGTGGATTGGATCCTGAATTTTAAAgccattaaaacaacaacaacaacaacaacaacaacaaaaacttttatGTATGCCGGTGCTTTGCTTGCATGCTTATCTGTTCACCACTTGAATGCAGtgttcccagaggccagaagagggtgtcagattcctagAACTGGAGCCGCAGATGGCTCCcaaatgtgggtactgggaactgaacccaggtcctctatagGAGAAGCAAGTGTTGtttattgctgagccatctcttcagccccggACAGCAAGTTTTTAAACCCATATAAATTAAGCTGCTgctgccagatggtggtggcgcacaccatcccagcactcaggacacagaggtaggtagatctctgagtttgaggacaacctggtctacagatcgagttccaggacagccaaggatgcaccgagaaactctatctcaaaaagccaatattaaaaaaaaaaaagaaagaaaagaaaaaaaaaagttgtttcaTATTGACTAAAAATAGAATCTGGTTTCTTATTTTGTCACACTAGGGATTGTACCCAGATCCTCACAGAAGGCAAGCAGGTGCTTTACCAGTGACTACACCCATAGccctttatgtttttattttgtaacagggtctcattaaactgttaggctgaccttgaatttacgaTTCTCCTGCCTcgcctggcttttgttttttgagatggggatcTCTCACAGGCCCGAGTATCCAGTTTGTATTCTAtctctttttcttgtgtgtgtgtatgtgtcccttaccaaccaccaccaccccccctctctctctgttcactATAGCCCCCCATTGGGCTATTTCATGACTTAGGTTTTAAGACTGAAACTGAGGACTATAGGTAGGCAGGCCCCTGGCTTGGCTgcattccctccctccatctgaTCTAGTCTTCATCATTCCTCCAACCCCACCCTCTATCTCAGATCCAACTCGCCCACATACACTGCTAGTCGTGGACATAATGTCCTCTGCATGCTACAGTCACAGCGCCTAGAATAGTCATGCCGTTTCCCAATTCCATGCTTTGGCATGGGAGATCAGCCGCCCTCTTCCCACCCCCCAGTGCCTGTCCTACCATCACCCCAGTTTAAGGCTTCTGCTTGGACACTACCTCCAGAGCAAGGCTCATTCAGGTCACTTCCTTCTCTGGGTCCCCACAGGGAGTTCCCAGCAGACACCACAGATGGCACTACCTTGTGTTTCCTGTTTCTGGGGTCACTTCCCTCATCCTCTGTGAGCAACACAGGATAAAGCCCCAAGTCTTTGTGAGTGGCCAGCACAAGGTCAGTATGTGTCTGCTCAATGGAACTCACTAAAGCAAACACCACTTACGTGGCTTCTCCTGCTGTTCAAGGGACAAACTGGGGAGAAGGGGCTGCTGGGCAAGGGGAAGAAGCTAAGTGAAGAACAGAACTCTTTTCTTATAAttgaaatagggtcttactttgtagcactggctggcctggaactcatgatgtagGCCAGTCAAAGTCACAGAAGTATGTCTGCATCTTTtttcctagtgttgggattactgggattacaggcttgagccaccactcctggctcagACCCTCTTTGCTTTTGGGCATATAACCTAAAACTTGCCTAGTGTAGTTTCATCAGGTTCCTTTACTTTGTTTCAATCAAAgaaaggagcagaggcaggttggAGAGACGGCTGAGTGGCTAAAGGATGATGGTTTAAGTTTGGATGCCCAGCAGACACACACTAAGCCCACAGAGCAGCACATGTCTGTGACGCCAGCACTGGAGGTGCAGAGGCAGACCTCTGGGGCTCGatggccagacagtctagctaAAATGGTAAACACCACGTtcagagagagagcctgtctcaaaaaacaaggtgagcagcaatagaggaagacaccagaggTTAATGTCTGCCTCTCCAAGTGCATGCATAGGTAAACGCACTGTccacaccacagacagacagacagacacattcacactgtcacacacacacactcatacacacattcacactgtcacacactcatacacacgcactcacacacactgtcacacacagttacacactcatacacacattcacactgtcacacactcatacaaactcACACTGTCACGctcacagtgtcacacactcatacatacacactcgCTCactgtcacacatacacactgtcacacactcataaacattCACTCACACTGTCACACTCACGCTCTCACTgtcacacactcatatacacatgcacactgtcacacactcacactgtcaCACTCACATGCTGTCACACTCATTCACTCACACTGTCACACTCATACACTCTCACtgtcacacactcatacacacgcactcacacactcacactgtcacacactcataaacattCACTCATACtgtcacactcatacacactcacacactgtcacacactcatacactcgatcacacacacactcacactctcacacgcacacacactcatacacactctctctcacacacacactaatagagGAACAGAGCAGCTTATCACCTAGGCTTTCGCTGTGAACAATGTGACCTCTGAACCAAGCGCTGTAGGTAGGAGAGAGCAAGACTCCAGCAAtatgggttaagagcactgctgtgCCTAAGTATTTTGACACACTAGAACGTCCTAGAACCCAAGGCAAAGAAGGAACCAAGGGGCTAGAGAAgtagctcagtgcttaagagtacttgctgctcttgcaggcacccaggttcggttcccagcacccacatagcggctcacaaccatctgcaactccagttccaggggatccattgtCTTCGGAACTCTGCAGGCACatggcacacaggcatacatgcaggcacaacccTCACACAGGTAAGAATTCCTGAGATAAGAAAACACTACAGGGTGACAAATTCCATTTCATATGGGACCTTCCTTAAAGGACCTGAAACCAGAAGGTCACCCTAACAGCTGGTTACAGTGTTGCTACATAGTTACTTTCCTGTGAGGTAACTTGAAGCCATGGATGGACTACAAGGTAACAGCAAAAGCTGGCAGCCACTTAGGATGTTGATAATTGGTAAGGAGGAATGCCTAGTTCAGAAGTCATCACACTAGTCcacttttgtgtgtgcatgcacaccttTGAAATTTCTGTAAAACAAAGCTTTTTCAAAAGACCTTGCTATGAATGGGTAAACACAATATAGACCAAGATAGCAGCAATGAAAGAAAGAGGCTTCTCCAGAGACCCTGCATATGTGAGTCGTCCATAAAAGCACTGGCCTGTACTCATTCAGGACCTCTGAGTCACTTTCATTATGTAACCTAATTCTCAAGCCCCCTCCCTAAGTGCAGAGCTCATGACTAATATACCCCAAGTCCCCCAGATGCCAAGGGGGAAGTGGGGGCCAGGGCACTGAGGGGCTAGGTCAAGATTCTCTTCCAGTTTGGAGATAAGCATCTAAAAGAAGTCTGTCTCATCCTCACtgccccccccacatacacacacacacaaacaccatgtTCCCCCCACGGGTGCTGGGCCCAACACTCTCACGATATTGATATCCATGCCTGCTCCCAGAATACCCAGTACTAGTACTGTCAGAGGGTTACAGATGTCTCTAGAGAACCCCAGAACACATAGACCATCCTCACTTTCCTGGCCAGGCACGAGAGCCCTGGAAAATAACTTACAAAGATAGACTGTTCCTTTAGCCTCCTCTTGGcctcctcagcttccagagtCTGCTGTTTCCTCCTGGAATGAGGAGCGCCGTCACACCTTCAGGGTGGGCTGGGGTGGGCAGCCCCCGCCTCAGGCCAGACCTCACCTGTGCTCTTCAATCTGCTGCTCCCGCTCTCGGTAACGCCGCTCTCGTTCCTCCTGCTCCTGCCGTTCCTGCTCCATCCGTTCCTGTTCAAACCTGAGCCTGGCGTCCAAGGCTTTCTTCcgctcctcctccttcctcagctcttCCTCCTTCTGCGCCCACACCCACAAGTACCAGTCCTGAGCCCAGACCAGCCTCTGCCCCTCCATTCTACCCCTGcccaggctggggaggtggctttcTGGGAAATGGGGGGAACGAGCCCTGTGTACAGGAGACCAAAGGGTTTGCTCTTTCGGCTGAGAGAGGTCAGAGCTACCCTGAAGGCTCAGGTTCGGATGCTGGGTCGTGAGGCTTAGGGTCAGCATTGCATACCTTGGCCTGCTCCCAAAACTGCTCGCGGTTAATCCGCC
The DNA window shown above is from Cricetulus griseus strain 17A/GY chromosome 3, alternate assembly CriGri-PICRH-1.0, whole genome shotgun sequence and carries:
- the LOC113835059 gene encoding proline-rich protein 7, whose amino-acid sequence is MVMSQGTYTFLTCFAGFWLIWGLIVLLCCFCSFLRRRLKRRQEERLREQNLRALELEPLELEGSLAGSPPGLAPPPPPHRSRLEAPVHAHAHSHVHVHPLLHHGPAQPHAHAHPHHHALPHPPPPHLSVPPRPWSYPRQAESDMSKPPCYEEAVLMAEPPPPYSEVLTDTRGLYRKIVTPFLSRRDSAEKQEQPPPSYKPLFLDRGYTSALHLPSAPRPAAPCPALCLQADRSRRVFPSWTDSELSSREPLEHGAWRLPVSIPLFGRTTAV
- the Dbn1 gene encoding drebrin isoform X2, which encodes MAGVSFSGHRLELLAAYEEVIREESAADWALYTYEDGSDDLKLAASGEGGLQELSGHFENQKVMYGFCSVKDSQAALPKYVLINWVGEDVPDARKCACASHVAKVAEFFQGVDVIVNASSVEDIDAGAIGQRLSNGLARLSSPVLHRLRLREDENAEPVGTAYQKTDAAVEMRRINREQFWEQAKKEEELRKEEERKKALDARLRFEQERMEQERQEQEERERRYREREQQIEEHRRKQQTLEAEEAKRRLKEQSIFGDQRDEEEESQMKKSESEVEEAAAIIAQRPDNPREFFRQQERVASASAGSCDVPSPFNHRPGSHLDSHRRMAPTTIPTRSPSDSSTASTPVTEQIERALDEVTSSQPPPPPPPPPPAQEAPESTTRLDGEETSKEAKAAASPGAWAGCSEEPPQAQEPPLVPSSPMEDFVCTESPEQAVLGAPAEPAASAASVADAHVADTIETSTATTDTTVANNVTPAAASLIDLWPGNGKEASAPQAEPRVPTPPSGAEASLAEVPLLDEAAQEPQPPVGEGCANLLNFDELPEPPATFCDPEEEGEGGALGASQVLTMPSALEEVDQVLEQELEPEPHLLTNGETTQKEGTQASEGYFSQSQEEEFAQSEEPCAKAPPPVFYNKPPEIDITCWDADPVPEEEEGFEGGD
- the Dbn1 gene encoding drebrin isoform X3; the protein is MAGVSFSGHRLELLAAYEEVIREESAADWALYTYEDGSDDLKLAASGEGGLQELSGHFENQKVMYGFCSVKDSQAALPKYVLINWVGEDVPDARKCACASHVAKVAEFFQGVDVIVNASSVEDIDAGAIGQRLSNGLARLSSPVLHRLRLREDENAEPVGTAYQKTDAAVEMRRINREQFWEQAKKEEELRKEEERKKALDARLRFEQERMEQERQEQEERERRYREREQQIEEHRRKQQTLEAEEAKRRLKEQSIFGDQRDEEEESQMKKSESEVEEAAAIIAQRPDNPREFFRQQERVASASAGSCDVPSPFNHRPGRPHCPFIKASDSGPSSSSSSSSSPPRTPFPYITCHRTPNLSSSLPCSHLDSHRRMAPTTIPTRSPSDSSTASTPVTEQIERALDEVTSSQPPPPPPPPPPAQEAPESTTRLDGEETSKEAKAAASPGAWAGCSEEPPQAQEPPLVPSSPMEDFVCTESPEQAVLGAPAEPAASAASVADAHVADTIETSTATTDTTVANNVTPAAASLIDLWPGNGKEASAPQAEPRVPTPPSGAEASLAEVPLLDEAAQEPQPPVGEGCANLLNFDELPEPPATFCDPEEEGEGGALGASQVLTMPSALEEVDQVLEQELEPEPHLLTNGETTQKEGTQASEGYFSQSQEEEFAQSEEPCAKAPPPVFYNKPPEIDITCWDADPVPEEEEGFEGGD